Proteins from one Nicotiana tabacum cultivar K326 chromosome 23, ASM71507v2, whole genome shotgun sequence genomic window:
- the LOC107761666 gene encoding uncharacterized protein LOC107761666, with protein MDSPEPSSKTATINSTINPTPTEDSPVFSYISNLSPIQPVKAAPVVQGFPGLNSPPLLFTSPRVSAHSRLRRSQFPQLSSEAFSGKNDDYNNAITDSDGNGVSASQLRSELSPSIQKVSDNNISVPDESGSLIRCVDEFLVDVSNSESANPSNSTNPSPKVADNIPQSPNSAAESVADFASKDARKDEIPKDAARVVVEQAEEENKGKSSSDQKDNGIYNTSTDSDLPSPDLCTKIEPDLPADNSLHYHYSGRQMAQLSRADHAMLDDASDIQNEPLETAHDCRNDNDKINSMSSAPDECIMQHDSQTKAGQHQSGIRRRCLQFEDAQRKISPTSLGLQNASGVVSCSIPPVSPAVIEVVASVSSNRSSTASNRPSTQLTSSSDNFESLAVKVPKPSGIGLHLNSIAMQAGSRATVSVKSAERGNLSLHEKKLTSMMSCHPSENLKSCSISSNVVGSHLTSGNYDGEHESYGTNAQSAASLHLNDAKPLNNTVLLKPTEHTISHKRKASAEYIDSPMDYNQSSPKKKRKKPSDGYDGDGCKRCNCKKSKCLKLYCDCFAAGIYCAGSCACQGCFNRLEYEDTVNDVRQQIQSRNPLAFCPKIVQHPTDSPANILGAEGASFTPPSARHKRGCSCKKSMCLKKYCECYQANVGCSSGCRCEGCKNVYGLKEEYGKDLVKKHCITERLEKSVEEKVEMVTATSGLLQIDQRNQCNLTPPTPSFQCSNHGKNASKSWFTSGRYLSSPESGQAIYGLSPASPTNSKNHDIDQETTGDIMDLVTFDQEFNYSNAKLANEFSPGFHVTGNTDDLLALPKSQDLASNTGGQLIPQTVHFQSTWPLSWRDSPITPMNQFDGSGMNALELTKL; from the exons ATGGACTCCCCTGAACCTTCCTCAAAGACCGCTACCATCAACTCTACAATCAACCCCACACCTACCGAA GACTCACCTGTCTTCAGTTATATTAGCAACCTCTCTCCCATACAACCTGTCAAGGCCGCTCCAGTTGTGCAAGGTTTCCCAGGGCTGAATTCTCCTCCTCTTTTATTTACCTCACCTCGAGTTAGTGCACATAGTCGATTGAGAAG GAGCCAGTTTCCTCAACTATCCAGTGAAGCGTTTTCTGGGAAGAATGACGATTATAACAATGCTATCACAGATTCAGATGGCAATGGAGTATCTGCTTCTCAATTGAGAAGTGAACTAAGCCCTTCTATTCAGAAAGTATCTGATAATAACATATCTGTGCCCGATGAAAGTGGGAGTCTCATAAGATGTGTGGATGAGTTCTTAGTTGATGTTTCGAATTCAGAGTCTGCTAATCCTTCAAATTCAACTAATCCCAGCCCAAAAGTAGCTGATAATATTCCTCAATCACCAAATAGTGCAGCGGAATCTGTTGCTGATTTTGCAAGTAAGGATGCAAGAAAAGACGAGATTCCAAAAGATGCTGCCCGTGTTGTTGTAGAGCAAGCTGAAGAGGAGAATAAGGGAAAGTCTTCATCTGATCAGAAAGATAATGGGATTTACAATACCAGTACTGATTCTGATCTGCCATCTCCTGATTTATGCACAAAGATTGAGCCTGACTTGCCTGCTGATAATTCATTGCATTATCATTATAGTGGCCGTCAGATGGCTCAG CTTTCAAGGGCTGACCACGCTATGTTGGATGACGCTTCTGATATACAGAACGAACCATTGGAGACTGCACATGATTGCAGAAACGATAATGATAAGATTAACTCAATGTCAAGTGCACCAGATGAATGCATTATGCAGCATGATTCTCAAACCAAG GCTGGTCAACATCAAAGTGGAATACGTAGGCGTTGTCTCCAATTTGAAGATGCTCAACGGAAGATATCACCAACTAGCTTGGGTTTACAGAACGCTTCAGGTGTTGTGAGCTGCTCAATACCACCAGTCAGTCCTGCTGTCATAGAGGTCGTAGCATCAGTTtcatcaaatagatcatcaactGCAAGCAATAGGCCATCTACCCAACTGACATCTTCTTCTGACAATTTTGAAAGCCTTGCTGTTAAAGTTCCCAAGCCATCTGGTATTGGCTTGCACTTAAATAGTATAGCTATGCAAGCTGGTTCTCGTGCAACTGTAAGCGTGAAATCAGCTGAGAGGGGTAACTTGAGCTTACATGAGAAGAAGTTGACGTCCATGATGAGCTGTCACCCTTCTGAGAACTTAAAGAGTTGCTCGATATCTTCAAATGTGGTTGGGAGCCATTTGACTAGCGGTAACTATGATGGTGAACATGAAAGTTATGGGACGAATGCACAAAGTGCTGCCTCTTTGCATCTCAATGATGCAAAACCTTTAAACAACACTGTGCTCTTGAAGCCAACGGAGCATACTATAAGTCACAAAAGGAAGGCTAGCGCCGAATATATTGACAGCCCTATGGATTACAATCAGTCCAGCCCCAAAAAGAAAAG GAAGAAACCCTCAGATGGCTATGATGGTGATGGCTGCAAAAGATGCAATTGTAAGAAGAGTAAATGCTTGAAACT TTATTGTGATTGCTTTGCTGCTGGAATATATTGTGCGGGGTCTTGTGCTTGTCAAGGTTGCTTCAACAGACTTGAATATGAAGACACGGTCAATGATGTGCGGCAACAAATCCAATCTCGGAATCCCCTGGCATTTTGTCCAAAAATTGTGCAGCATCCCACTGATTCTCCTGCGAATATTCTTGGG GCGGAGGGAGCAAGTTTTACGCCTCCGTCTGCAAGGCACAAAAGAGGTTGTAGCTGCAAGAAGTCAATGTGTTTGAAAAAGTACTGCGAGTGCTATCAG GCTAATGTTGGATGTTCCAGTGGATGCCGTTGTGAAGGATGTAAAAATGTCTATGGTCTGAAGGAAG AATACGGTAAAGATTTGGTGAAAAAACATTGCATCACTGAGAGATTGGAGAAGTCAGTTGAGGAAAAGGTGGAAATGGTGACAGCTACAAGTGGGTTATTGCAAATTGATCAAAGAAATCAATGCAACTTAACTCCTCCTACACCTTCATTCCAGTGCTCAAA CCATGGGAAGAATGCATCTAAATCTTGGTTTACTTCTGGAAGATACCTTTCTTCACCTGAATCTGGTCAAGCTATTTATGGGCTGTCCCCAGCATCTCCTACAAATTCTAAGAATCATGACATAGACCAGGAAACTACTGGTGATATTATGGATCTTGTTACCTTCGATCAGGAGTTTAATTATAGCAATGCAAAATTAGCAAATGAATTCTCACCAGGGTTTCATGTGACTGGCAATACGGATGATCTTTTGGCGTTACCAAAGTCACAAGATTTGGCAAGTAATACAGGTGGTCAACTGATTCCTCAAACTGTCCATTTCCAATCAACGTGGCCGCTATCCTGGCGTGACTCACCGATAACCCCTATGAACCAATTTGATGGGAGTGGGATGAATGCTCTGGAACTTACTAAACTCTGA